In Aestuariibaculum lutulentum, one DNA window encodes the following:
- the coaD gene encoding pantetheine-phosphate adenylyltransferase: MRRALFPGSFDPITLGHFDIIKRGVTLFDEVIVAIGVNSDKKYMFSLEERQAFIEKAFADEPKVKVVTYTGLTVDFCHEIGAEFILRGLRNPADFEFEKAIAHANRRMATIETVFLLTSAKTSFISSSIVRDVIKNQGDYTKFVPDSVRL; the protein is encoded by the coding sequence ATGAGACGCGCTTTATTTCCAGGTTCTTTCGACCCCATTACATTAGGTCACTTCGATATTATTAAACGAGGTGTTACCCTTTTCGATGAAGTTATTGTTGCCATTGGTGTTAATTCAGACAAGAAATACATGTTCTCCTTAGAAGAACGTCAAGCTTTTATTGAAAAAGCCTTTGCTGATGAACCTAAAGTGAAAGTAGTAACCTATACCGGATTAACGGTTGACTTCTGTCATGAGATTGGCGCTGAATTTATCCTTCGTGGCTTACGAAATCCCGCCGATTTTGAATTTGAAAAAGCCATTGCACATGCCAACAGACGTATGGCCACTATTGAAACGGTATTTTTACTAACCTCTGCAAAAACATCATTTATATCGTCGTCGATAGTTCGTGATGTCATTAAAAACCAAGGAGACTACACCAAGTTTGTTCCAGATAGTGTTCGGTTATAA
- a CDS encoding RluA family pseudouridine synthase yields MQDYTPENFDEESEMYEHFAFTVKEGQKPLRVDKYLMNFIENTTRNKIQDAAKDGGIFVNDVAVKSNYKVKPGDNIRVMFAHPTYENLLVGEDIDLDVVYEDDDVLVVNKPAGMVVHPGHGNYSGTLINALIYRFDNLPNNSSDRPGLVHRIDKDTSGLLVVAKTEEAMTHLAAQFAEKTSEREYVAIVWGNIEEEEGTVEGNIGRHPKNRLQNTVFLDEEADKGKPAVTHYKVLERLGYVTVVSCKLETGRTHQIRVHMKHIGHTLFNDERYGGEKILKGTTFTKYKQFVENCFKVLPRQALHAKTLGFEHPRTGEFLRFEAPVPQDMVDCMEKWRVYAKHQSLETGSEEV; encoded by the coding sequence ATGCAAGATTATACACCAGAGAATTTTGATGAGGAAAGCGAAATGTACGAGCATTTTGCGTTTACGGTAAAGGAGGGACAAAAGCCACTTCGTGTCGATAAGTATTTAATGAATTTTATTGAAAATACAACCAGAAATAAAATTCAGGATGCAGCGAAAGATGGTGGTATTTTTGTGAATGATGTTGCTGTAAAATCGAATTATAAAGTGAAACCCGGCGATAATATTCGCGTTATGTTTGCTCATCCAACCTACGAAAATTTATTGGTAGGAGAGGATATTGATTTAGATGTGGTTTACGAAGATGACGATGTTCTGGTGGTTAACAAACCTGCCGGAATGGTTGTGCATCCGGGACACGGAAATTACTCTGGAACACTTATTAACGCTTTAATTTACAGATTTGATAATCTGCCAAACAATTCCAGCGATCGCCCGGGATTGGTTCACCGTATTGATAAAGACACCAGTGGACTTCTTGTAGTAGCCAAAACTGAAGAGGCTATGACGCATTTGGCGGCTCAATTTGCTGAAAAAACCAGTGAGCGGGAGTATGTGGCTATTGTCTGGGGTAATATTGAAGAAGAGGAAGGTACCGTGGAAGGGAATATAGGTCGTCATCCTAAAAACCGATTACAAAACACCGTGTTCTTAGATGAAGAAGCCGATAAAGGAAAGCCTGCAGTAACGCATTACAAAGTATTAGAGCGTTTAGGTTATGTTACTGTAGTGTCTTGTAAACTGGAAACAGGTCGTACACACCAAATTCGAGTGCACATGAAGCACATTGGTCATACCTTATTTAATGACGAGCGTTATGGAGGTGAAAAAATACTTAAAGGCACTACATTCACAAAATACAAACAGTTTGTTGAAAACTGTTTTAAAGTGTTGCCTCGTCAGGCATTACATGCAAAGACTTTAGGCTTTGAACATCCTCGTACGGGTGAATTTTTAAGATTCGAAGCGCCTGTTCCGCAAGATATGGTAGACTGTATGGAGAAATGGCGCGTCTATGCCAAGCATCAGTCTTTAGAAACAGGTTCGGAAGAGGTTTAA
- a CDS encoding PASTA domain-containing protein — MSLIKFLTSKAFFKQILIAVIAVFVLVYIILKWLNVTTNHGEFETVPELKGKSISIAEMELNDNHLVMQIQDSANYNPDYPKFSVIEQEPPAGSKVKENRKIYITLNPSGYRKIAVPDLNERTFRQAKPTLEALGFKVGKLTYVDNIAKDVVLKMQHKGEVLNPGDQLPKTSTIDLVLGNGNRP; from the coding sequence ATGAGCCTCATTAAATTTCTAACAAGTAAAGCATTTTTTAAACAAATATTAATAGCTGTTATAGCAGTTTTTGTATTGGTTTATATTATTTTAAAATGGTTAAATGTCACTACTAATCACGGTGAATTTGAAACTGTACCTGAGTTAAAAGGGAAGTCGATTAGTATTGCAGAAATGGAATTGAACGATAATCATTTGGTAATGCAAATTCAGGATTCGGCTAATTACAATCCAGATTACCCAAAGTTTTCAGTTATCGAGCAGGAACCGCCTGCAGGAAGTAAAGTTAAAGAAAACAGAAAAATATATATCACGTTAAATCCATCAGGTTACCGAAAAATTGCAGTGCCTGATTTAAACGAACGTACATTCAGACAAGCTAAACCAACGCTTGAAGCCTTAGGTTTTAAAGTCGGTAAATTAACTTATGTTGATAACATTGCCAAAGATGTGGTTTTAAAAATGCAACATAAGGGAGAAGTATTAAACCCAGGAGATCAGTTGCCTAAAACATCTACAATAGATTTAGTTTTAGGAAATGGTAATAGACCATAA
- a CDS encoding D-alanine--D-alanine ligase, protein MKKNIAIIMGGYSSEYQISLKSGNVVYDTLNPEKYNAYRIHIFKDKWVYVDGNNEEFAVNKNDFSVLVNDTKITFDCVFNAIHGSPGEDGFMQGYFKLLNIPHTSCDMYQAGLTFNKRDCLSVLKPYGIKTAESFYLNLGDTIDEDAIIAKVGLPCFVKANKAGSSFGVSKVHKKEDLQNAIAVAFKEDDEIIIESFLDGTEVSVGVISFKGETTVLPITEIVSENDFFDYEAKYLGKSQEITPARLTPEQETKVTAVAKKVYDILKMKGFSRSEYIFKDGEPHLLEMNTIPGLTRESILPQQAAAAGISLSELFDNAIEEALK, encoded by the coding sequence ATGAAAAAGAATATTGCCATTATTATGGGAGGCTATTCGAGTGAATATCAAATCTCATTAAAAAGTGGAAATGTAGTATACGATACATTAAACCCTGAAAAATACAACGCCTACCGAATCCACATTTTTAAAGACAAATGGGTTTATGTTGATGGCAACAATGAAGAATTTGCGGTAAACAAAAATGATTTTTCTGTTCTTGTTAACGATACAAAAATCACCTTCGACTGTGTGTTCAACGCGATTCATGGCTCACCTGGTGAAGATGGTTTTATGCAAGGCTACTTTAAACTTCTAAATATTCCACATACCAGTTGCGACATGTATCAGGCTGGTTTAACCTTCAACAAGCGTGATTGTTTAAGCGTTTTAAAACCTTACGGAATAAAAACCGCTGAATCATTTTACCTAAACCTTGGCGATACGATTGATGAAGACGCTATAATTGCAAAAGTAGGTTTACCATGTTTTGTAAAAGCAAACAAAGCAGGAAGTAGCTTTGGAGTAAGTAAAGTGCATAAAAAGGAGGATTTACAAAACGCCATAGCTGTTGCTTTTAAAGAAGACGATGAAATTATTATTGAATCGTTTTTAGATGGTACCGAAGTTTCTGTTGGTGTTATCTCTTTTAAAGGTGAAACCACAGTCTTACCAATTACAGAAATTGTTAGTGAAAACGACTTTTTCGACTATGAAGCCAAATATTTAGGAAAATCCCAAGAAATAACTCCTGCAAGGCTTACTCCTGAACAGGAAACAAAAGTTACTGCTGTTGCAAAAAAAGTTTACGACATTTTAAAAATGAAGGGGTTCAGCCGTAGTGAATATATTTTTAAAGATGGCGAACCTCATCTTTTAGAAATGAATACTATTCCAGGGTTAACACGTGAAAGCATATTACCTCAGCAGGCTGCTGCTGCTGGAATTAGCTTAAGTGAGCTATTTGATAATGCTATTGAAGAAGCGCTAAAATAA